Proteins found in one Gemmatimonadota bacterium genomic segment:
- the prmA gene encoding 50S ribosomal protein L11 methyltransferase: MRHWVEVTIAVSPETEEAIVNAFWELGSSGVQQSGGGSTGASDRVTGFWPDLPGVDEKLHRVARLWEELRNLGLAEGPCRISTRRVSEDDWSGKWKAQVGPVRVSEGLMVAPPWSDVPRSNRSLVVRINPGTGFGTGGHETTQLCLRQLEKRIRPGDRVLDVGSGSGVLSIAAVLLGASRTTGIDIDPETIGNARENARLNGVSGRVDLHAGRLEHPAVSGRYRVVVSNISAASLTAMLPGFAAHLHPGGELILSGLLIEEAGSFEASLAGEGFSLIERETQGVWWAGAAIPATGRAAIHDRRN; the protein is encoded by the coding sequence ATGCGCCACTGGGTTGAAGTCACCATAGCCGTCTCGCCCGAAACCGAAGAAGCGATCGTCAACGCGTTCTGGGAACTGGGGTCCAGCGGGGTCCAGCAATCCGGGGGCGGAAGTACCGGCGCATCCGATCGCGTAACGGGCTTCTGGCCCGATCTGCCCGGAGTGGACGAGAAGCTCCACCGGGTCGCCCGCCTGTGGGAGGAACTTCGCAACCTGGGCCTGGCGGAAGGTCCTTGCCGGATCTCCACGCGCAGGGTTTCCGAAGACGACTGGTCCGGGAAATGGAAAGCGCAGGTGGGGCCCGTCCGGGTCTCGGAAGGGCTCATGGTCGCCCCGCCCTGGTCCGACGTGCCCCGGTCCAATCGCTCGCTCGTGGTGCGGATCAACCCGGGCACCGGGTTCGGCACGGGCGGCCACGAAACCACGCAACTGTGCCTGCGGCAACTCGAAAAGCGGATCAGGCCGGGAGACCGGGTGCTTGATGTGGGATCGGGTTCCGGCGTGCTCTCCATCGCCGCGGTCCTCCTGGGCGCTTCCCGGACGACGGGAATCGATATCGATCCCGAGACCATCGGAAACGCGCGGGAGAACGCCCGGCTGAACGGGGTGTCCGGCCGGGTCGACCTCCATGCCGGTCGCTTGGAACATCCCGCGGTGAGCGGCCGTTACCGGGTCGTGGTCTCCAACATCAGCGCGGCCAGCCTGACTGCCATGCTTCCCGGTTTCGCAGCCCACCTTCACCCCGGTGGCGAACTGATCCTGTCCGGACTGCTCATCGAGGAAGCCGGGTCATTCGAAGCTTCGCTGGCCGGCGAAGGATTTTCGCTGATCGAGCGGGAGACCCAGGGCGTCTGGTGGGCCGGCGCGGCGATCCCGGCAACCGGCCGGGCAGCAATCCATGATCGGCGGAATTGA
- the dnaJ gene encoding molecular chaperone DnaJ, producing the protein MNKQDYYDTLGVARSASEDEIKKAYRKLAMQYHPDRNPDDKAAEEKFKTAAEAYEVLSDPDKRTRYDRFGHQGVASDFGSGGFQWTDFSHAGDFEDILGNLFGGGIFGDLFGGRTRGRASNRGEDLRVNLKLTLEELAQGVSKTIRIKRYVPCDSCEGVGAADRDGVRICPTCHGQGQVQQRASSLFGVVMNVTTCPNCQGQGKTIDRPCSACQGQGRQVKTVTVKVDIPTGAGDGNYMRLQGQGHAGIRGGPAGDVLVVIEQEPHEYFERQEDDVIYVMPLSFSQAALGDQVEVPTLSGKVRLTIPPGTQFGKVFRLRGKGMPHLNGYGQGDQLVKVIVWTPTELTGREKELYQELSRLHSGKTPENDRGFLNRIRDELFGD; encoded by the coding sequence ATGAATAAACAGGACTACTACGATACCCTGGGCGTGGCGCGCTCGGCATCCGAGGACGAAATCAAGAAGGCGTACCGGAAGCTGGCCATGCAGTATCATCCGGACCGGAACCCGGACGACAAGGCGGCGGAAGAGAAATTCAAAACGGCCGCCGAAGCCTACGAGGTGCTCAGCGATCCGGACAAGCGCACGCGGTACGACCGGTTCGGCCACCAGGGCGTGGCCAGCGACTTCGGTTCGGGCGGCTTCCAGTGGACGGACTTTTCCCACGCCGGAGACTTCGAGGACATCCTGGGGAACCTGTTCGGAGGCGGCATATTCGGCGACCTCTTCGGCGGGCGGACCCGTGGGAGGGCAAGCAACCGCGGCGAGGATCTGCGGGTGAACCTCAAGCTGACCCTGGAGGAACTGGCCCAGGGCGTCAGCAAGACGATTCGCATCAAGCGTTACGTGCCCTGCGACAGCTGCGAGGGCGTCGGCGCCGCCGACCGGGACGGCGTGCGGATCTGTCCCACCTGCCACGGTCAGGGCCAGGTGCAGCAACGTGCGTCCTCCCTGTTCGGCGTCGTGATGAACGTGACGACCTGCCCGAACTGCCAGGGGCAGGGGAAGACCATCGACCGGCCCTGCAGCGCGTGCCAGGGGCAGGGCAGGCAGGTGAAGACGGTTACGGTCAAGGTGGATATCCCGACCGGCGCCGGCGACGGGAACTACATGCGACTCCAGGGCCAGGGCCACGCGGGGATCCGCGGCGGACCGGCGGGCGACGTGCTCGTCGTCATCGAACAGGAGCCCCACGAGTACTTCGAACGGCAGGAAGACGACGTCATCTACGTCATGCCGCTCAGTTTCAGCCAGGCGGCCCTGGGCGATCAGGTCGAAGTCCCGACCCTCTCGGGCAAAGTCCGTCTTACCATCCCCCCCGGTACCCAGTTCGGCAAGGTGTTCCGGCTGCGGGGCAAGGGCATGCCCCATCTCAACGGGTACGGCCAGGGCGACCAGCTCGTAAAGGTCATCGTGTGGACGCCCACGGAACTCACCGGCCGGGAAAAGGAACTGTACCAGGAGTTGTCCCGCCTGCACAGCGGGAAGACACCGGAAAACGACCGGGGATTCCTCAACCGGATCCGGGACGAGCTGTTCGGCGACTAA
- the grpE gene encoding nucleotide exchange factor GrpE, with amino-acid sequence MSMGKEEEAAIESSASPGDAAEVTGTTTEDNDPEAGEDSEAGADSAAGPDHGAEPGNGPAAGAKDQSGGAASGAETDSGELSDGAAVDAEEDEQTRLAEEVLLYKDRLVRLAAEFDNYKKRTGREFTTLVKNAGESLITELLPILDNIERALQAPQTSDETRSFAQGFEMIRQQFLEKLEKAGMKEIAAEGTPFDPTRHEAVMAVENEEHPADTVINVVERGYTLNEKVLRAAKVIVTRAPAISPGQADQTDQTDQTDQTDQTDKAETENQDGS; translated from the coding sequence GTGTCTATGGGCAAGGAAGAGGAAGCAGCAATCGAGTCTTCGGCGTCGCCCGGTGACGCAGCCGAAGTGACCGGGACCACGACGGAGGATAACGACCCGGAGGCCGGAGAGGATTCCGAGGCCGGGGCCGATTCCGCGGCCGGACCGGACCATGGCGCCGAACCGGGTAACGGACCGGCGGCCGGGGCGAAGGATCAGTCCGGCGGGGCCGCGTCCGGCGCTGAAACGGACTCCGGGGAGCTATCGGATGGGGCTGCGGTCGATGCGGAGGAAGATGAACAGACCAGACTGGCCGAGGAGGTCCTGCTTTACAAGGACCGCCTGGTACGCCTGGCCGCCGAGTTCGACAACTACAAGAAACGGACCGGCCGCGAGTTCACCACGCTGGTAAAGAACGCGGGTGAATCGCTGATCACCGAGCTGCTGCCCATCCTCGACAACATCGAAAGGGCTCTACAGGCTCCGCAGACCTCCGACGAGACCCGGTCCTTCGCCCAGGGTTTCGAGATGATCCGGCAGCAATTCCTGGAGAAACTGGAGAAGGCGGGGATGAAGGAGATCGCCGCCGAGGGAACGCCCTTCGATCCCACGCGGCACGAAGCCGTCATGGCCGTAGAAAACGAAGAACACCCGGCCGACACGGTGATCAACGTGGTCGAAAGGGGCTACACGCTTAATGAAAAGGTCCTGCGGGCGGCCAAGGTCATCGTAACACGCGCACCGGCGATATCACCGGGCCAGGCAGACCAGACAGACCAGACAGACCAGACAGACCAGACGGACCAGACGGACAAGGCGGAAACGGAGAACCAGGACGGCAGTTAG
- the hrcA gene encoding heat-inducible transcription repressor HrcA: protein MAYTLQTDRDKDILRNLVEHHVSTGQPVGSRSIASQGPLDVSPATVRNTMVNLEDAGYITRPHPSAGGVPTDKGYRYYVDALLRMRPINRRDRERIHLELENDWLSVQELLSHTAQILGLVCREVGVALAPKLYDGRLERVELIPVARRKVLLVLTLASGMVRSIVAELDADIPKDRLDSASWFLNERLSGCSLREIRGQLDERLEDAPQSRRKIVQLFIQYSEYLFDFEENEKTHIGGTTYIVSQPEFVTDYTKLSSLLQFLEHKRTVAHWLSERHHDNRIAVTIGRENGQREVTSCSVVTSTYRIGDMTGVIGVIGPTRMPYARLMSVVGYTARYLNTKFA from the coding sequence ATGGCATATACCCTTCAGACCGACCGGGACAAGGACATACTGCGGAACCTGGTGGAACACCACGTGTCCACGGGCCAGCCCGTCGGTTCCCGTTCGATCGCCAGCCAGGGCCCGCTCGACGTCAGTCCGGCGACGGTGCGCAATACCATGGTGAATCTCGAGGACGCGGGCTACATCACCCGTCCTCATCCCTCCGCCGGAGGGGTGCCGACGGACAAGGGTTACCGGTACTACGTGGACGCCCTCCTTCGCATGCGGCCCATCAACAGGCGGGACCGGGAGCGGATCCATCTCGAACTGGAGAACGACTGGCTCAGCGTGCAGGAGCTGTTGAGCCATACCGCGCAGATTCTCGGCCTCGTATGCCGGGAAGTCGGCGTGGCGCTGGCGCCGAAACTGTACGACGGCAGGCTCGAACGGGTGGAGTTGATCCCGGTCGCCCGCCGCAAGGTGCTGCTGGTGCTGACCCTGGCTTCCGGAATGGTCAGGAGCATCGTTGCCGAACTCGATGCCGATATCCCCAAAGACCGGTTAGACAGCGCGAGCTGGTTCCTGAACGAGCGTCTGTCCGGCTGTTCCCTCAGGGAGATCCGGGGCCAGCTCGATGAACGCCTGGAAGACGCGCCGCAGTCCAGGCGGAAGATCGTGCAGCTGTTCATCCAGTACAGCGAATATCTCTTCGATTTCGAGGAAAACGAGAAAACCCATATCGGCGGCACGACCTATATCGTGTCGCAGCCGGAGTTCGTGACGGACTACACGAAGCTTTCGTCGCTGCTGCAGTTTCTCGAGCACAAGCGGACGGTGGCACACTGGCTGAGCGAGCGCCATCACGACAACCGGATCGCCGTCACCATTGGACGCGAGAACGGGCAGCGTGAAGTAACCTCGTGCAGCGTGGTGACTTCAACTTACAGAATCGGCGACATGACGGGCGTTATCGGGGTGATCGGCCCGACGCGCATGCCCTACGCGCGGCTGATGTCCGTCGTCGGCTACACGGCGAGGTACCTGAATACGAAATTCGCTTGA
- a CDS encoding CDP-alcohol phosphatidyltransferase family protein yields the protein MREFAMLSSKVKTWYVNMLGPFVRTSVRFGIHPNALTMIGFGITLVSACLFGLGAFRWAGLVMFIGGSCDVLDGHLARETGTRSTFGALLDSTLDRYAEIAVFIGIIAFYLFNAADSALNAYWVLASVMAISGSLMVSYVRARAEGLGQECTVGLMQRPERIVCLGLGALLGETYLPVALVLIAVVSNYTAITRLFHIRRTSKG from the coding sequence ATGCGGGAGTTTGCCATGCTGAGTTCGAAAGTGAAGACATGGTACGTGAACATGCTGGGCCCCTTCGTCCGTACGTCGGTGCGATTCGGGATACATCCCAACGCGCTGACCATGATCGGCTTCGGGATCACCCTGGTCTCGGCCTGTCTCTTCGGACTCGGTGCTTTCAGGTGGGCGGGACTGGTCATGTTCATCGGCGGCAGCTGCGACGTGCTGGACGGGCATCTCGCCCGGGAGACGGGCACCCGGAGCACCTTCGGGGCGCTCCTCGATTCCACGCTGGACCGCTACGCTGAGATCGCCGTATTCATCGGCATCATCGCCTTCTATCTATTCAACGCGGCAGACAGCGCGTTGAACGCCTACTGGGTGCTGGCGTCCGTGATGGCGATCAGCGGCTCCCTGATGGTCAGTTACGTCCGCGCACGCGCGGAGGGACTCGGCCAGGAATGCACCGTGGGACTCATGCAGCGGCCGGAACGGATCGTCTGTCTCGGGCTGGGCGCGCTGCTCGGGGAAACGTACCTGCCCGTCGCACTGGTCCTGATTGCCGTGGTGTCGAACTACACGGCCATCACCCGCCTGTTCCACATACGCAGGACATCGAAGGGTTGA
- a CDS encoding S41 family peptidase, with protein sequence MWAKNRKITLALLVFIGLLGAVWVIRHDRAQAIGDQQYDLKLLQQVVDRIRAKYVDDLNEGEAIDAAIRGMLGTLDPYTEFLPKKQSDEMKMMQIQGKYGGLGIRIQKQENALVVVALFDDTPAFDVGLQTGDRIVRIEEASTADIDVSQAADLLRGSPGTSVKISVSREGEDAFIDFTVTRAIITIPVVPYVGMLEGDTGYIKLNQFTEDASIQVEQALKRLQAQGAGGYLLDLRGNPGGLLEQAVDVAGKFLPEDRLIVYTMGRPGSDQRSYHAPESYTLEDAPLVVLVDRFSASASEIVAGAIQDWDRGVVAGQPTFGKASVQQIFPMNQGTALKITTARYYTPSGRLIQKTGERTDDSFASNSVPGGTDGSDRTSYETRIGRTVYGGGGIAPDVEIEVPAYPNLIRALNNQSMFIKFAIHYVSNNPEADQATFDVTDEMIDAFRRFVETRSFTYTSVAEQSLDELEEIVRDRVPADDVMASLADLRGKLNRQRELEYSRHRALLVARIGTEISAKLWGTAGRYAFAARHDPQIRASLEILNDEREYRKLLGDDPAE encoded by the coding sequence ATGTGGGCTAAAAACAGGAAAATCACCCTGGCCTTGCTGGTATTCATCGGTCTGCTGGGTGCCGTATGGGTTATCAGGCACGACCGGGCGCAGGCGATCGGCGATCAGCAGTACGACCTGAAACTGCTGCAGCAGGTCGTGGACCGCATCCGCGCCAAGTACGTGGACGACCTGAACGAGGGAGAAGCGATCGACGCGGCCATCCGCGGCATGCTCGGCACGCTCGATCCCTACACGGAGTTCCTGCCGAAAAAGCAGAGCGACGAGATGAAAATGATGCAGATCCAGGGGAAGTACGGTGGATTGGGCATCAGGATCCAGAAGCAGGAGAACGCTCTGGTCGTCGTCGCGCTGTTTGACGACACGCCGGCATTCGACGTCGGCCTGCAGACCGGCGACCGCATCGTGCGGATCGAGGAAGCGTCCACGGCCGACATCGACGTGTCGCAGGCGGCGGACCTCCTCCGGGGAAGTCCCGGGACATCCGTGAAGATCTCGGTCAGCAGGGAAGGCGAGGACGCGTTCATCGACTTCACGGTGACGCGGGCCATCATCACCATACCCGTGGTACCTTACGTGGGCATGCTGGAAGGCGATACCGGCTACATCAAGCTTAACCAGTTTACCGAAGACGCCTCCATACAGGTGGAACAGGCCTTGAAGCGGCTTCAGGCGCAAGGCGCCGGCGGGTATCTGCTGGACCTGCGGGGCAACCCGGGGGGCTTGCTGGAGCAGGCCGTGGACGTAGCCGGGAAGTTCCTGCCGGAGGACCGTCTCATCGTGTACACGATGGGCAGGCCCGGTTCGGATCAGCGGTCGTACCACGCGCCGGAATCCTACACGCTGGAGGACGCGCCGCTGGTGGTGCTCGTCGACCGGTTCAGCGCCAGCGCGTCCGAGATCGTCGCCGGAGCGATACAGGACTGGGACCGCGGCGTCGTGGCCGGCCAGCCGACCTTCGGCAAGGCTTCGGTGCAGCAGATATTCCCCATGAACCAGGGGACGGCCCTGAAGATCACGACGGCGAGGTACTACACGCCGAGCGGCAGGCTCATCCAGAAGACCGGGGAGCGTACGGACGACAGCTTCGCGTCAAATTCCGTGCCGGGTGGTACGGACGGGTCCGACAGGACTTCGTACGAGACGAGAATCGGGCGGACCGTCTACGGAGGCGGCGGTATCGCGCCGGACGTAGAGATCGAGGTCCCGGCATACCCCAACCTGATCCGCGCCCTGAACAACCAGAGCATGTTCATCAAGTTCGCCATCCACTACGTGTCGAACAACCCCGAAGCGGACCAGGCGACTTTCGACGTCACGGACGAGATGATAGACGCCTTTCGCCGGTTCGTCGAGACGCGGTCCTTCACCTACACCTCCGTGGCGGAACAGTCGCTCGACGAACTGGAAGAGATCGTCCGGGACCGCGTGCCGGCCGACGACGTGATGGCATCGCTCGCCGACCTGCGGGGCAAACTGAACCGTCAGCGCGAGTTGGAGTACTCCAGGCACCGGGCCCTGCTCGTGGCCCGCATCGGTACGGAGATCAGCGCGAAACTCTGGGGTACGGCGGGCCGTTATGCCTTCGCCGCCAGGCACGACCCCCAGATCAGGGCGTCCCTGGAGATCCTGAATGACGAACGGGAATACCGGAAGCTGCTCGGTGACGATCCCGCGGAATAG
- the tig gene encoding trigger factor codes for MGPARTGRQASEAKGAIGLNYTVSEPKPWKRVFEIEVPSDAIQSELNEAYARYSREVRLPGFRRGKVPLSVLKAQLGNEIRAEVLEKKIPEYLNSAHERAEIKPISQPVIEEIEFDEGQDLKLRASVEVKPAIELKQYKELRVTRRTVNATDEDVDERLERLRERYASVVRIDGEAEKDHFIRADIQHADASGVPIIGRKEENQFFQVGSGRLGEGFDTQLAGVGADEDRTVKTTLPSDYSDENLAGQEACFIVHVHEVLERQLPEADDDFAVDIGMESLDALKQSVREEIEREPDLELRRDLVTQIVDAHEFEVPESMMTAFLDQVVADARRSTRGRDEVDENAIRQEYRPVANGQIMRHLILDAIAEQEELAVDQEELDERLEAVAARGQASVDQVRRLFRENGRLDRIEADLREEKVVEFLVEHADIQTE; via the coding sequence ATCGGTCCGGCCCGGACAGGCAGGCAAGCGAGCGAGGCGAAGGGAGCGATTGGCTTGAACTATACGGTTTCCGAACCCAAACCCTGGAAACGCGTCTTTGAGATCGAAGTGCCCTCCGACGCGATTCAATCCGAACTGAACGAGGCCTACGCGCGTTACAGTAGAGAGGTGCGCCTTCCCGGGTTCCGCCGGGGCAAGGTACCCTTGAGCGTGCTCAAGGCGCAACTCGGCAATGAAATCCGCGCGGAAGTGCTGGAAAAGAAGATCCCGGAGTATCTGAACAGCGCCCACGAGCGCGCGGAGATCAAGCCCATCAGCCAACCCGTGATCGAAGAGATCGAATTCGACGAGGGGCAGGACCTGAAACTTCGGGCAAGCGTGGAAGTCAAGCCCGCCATCGAACTGAAACAGTATAAGGAACTGCGGGTGACCCGGCGGACCGTGAACGCGACGGATGAGGACGTGGACGAGCGGCTCGAGAGGTTGCGGGAACGCTACGCCAGCGTGGTACGGATCGACGGGGAAGCGGAGAAGGATCACTTCATCCGTGCCGATATTCAGCACGCCGATGCCAGCGGAGTGCCGATCATCGGACGCAAGGAAGAGAACCAGTTCTTCCAGGTCGGTTCGGGACGGCTGGGCGAGGGGTTCGATACCCAGCTGGCCGGAGTCGGGGCCGATGAGGACCGGACCGTGAAGACCACGTTGCCGTCCGATTACTCCGACGAAAACCTGGCGGGCCAGGAGGCCTGTTTCATCGTGCACGTACACGAAGTACTGGAAAGGCAGTTGCCGGAAGCGGACGACGATTTCGCCGTGGACATCGGCATGGAGAGCCTGGACGCCCTGAAGCAGTCTGTCCGCGAGGAAATCGAACGGGAACCGGACCTGGAACTGCGCAGGGACCTGGTCACGCAGATCGTGGACGCCCACGAATTCGAAGTGCCCGAATCCATGATGACGGCCTTTCTCGACCAGGTCGTAGCCGACGCGCGCCGGTCGACGCGGGGCAGGGACGAAGTCGACGAGAACGCCATACGCCAGGAGTACCGCCCGGTGGCGAACGGCCAGATCATGCGCCACCTCATCCTGGACGCCATCGCGGAGCAGGAAGAGCTGGCGGTGGACCAGGAGGAGCTGGACGAGCGGCTGGAGGCTGTCGCGGCAAGGGGACAGGCCTCGGTCGACCAGGTCCGCAGGCTCTTCCGGGAGAACGGGAGGCTGGACCGCATCGAAGCGGATCTGAGGGAAGAGAAAGTCGTTGAATTCCTCGTGGAGCACGCCGACATACAAACGGAGTAG
- a CDS encoding ATP-dependent Clp protease proteolytic subunit: MMLVPMVIEQTGRGERAYDIYSLLLKNRIVFIGMPIDDTIANLVIAQLLYLQYEDAEKDIKLYINSPGGSITAGLAIYDTMQFIQPDVETYCLGMAASMGAFLLTAGGSGKRYALPYSRILIHQPSIPHMAGTAKDIEIQAEEMLRMKRTMNEIMAHHTGQSVDKIEADTDRDFWMSPEQAVEYGLVDHVVETAASKAIAESLNGKTA; encoded by the coding sequence ATCATGTTAGTGCCGATGGTGATTGAACAGACGGGCCGCGGGGAACGGGCCTACGACATCTACTCTCTGCTGCTGAAGAACCGCATCGTCTTCATCGGCATGCCGATCGACGACACCATCGCGAACCTGGTGATCGCCCAGTTGCTCTACCTCCAGTACGAAGACGCCGAAAAGGACATCAAGCTGTACATCAACAGCCCCGGCGGCAGCATCACCGCGGGACTCGCCATTTACGACACCATGCAGTTCATCCAGCCCGACGTGGAGACCTACTGCCTGGGCATGGCCGCGAGCATGGGCGCCTTCCTCCTCACGGCGGGCGGGAGCGGCAAACGTTACGCCCTGCCCTATTCGCGCATTCTGATCCACCAGCCTTCCATTCCCCACATGGCCGGCACGGCCAAGGACATCGAGATCCAGGCCGAGGAAATGCTGCGCATGAAGCGTACCATGAACGAGATCATGGCCCACCATACCGGACAATCGGTGGACAAGATCGAAGCGGATACGGACCGGGACTTCTGGATGTCGCCGGAACAGGCCGTGGAATACGGGCTGGTGGACCACGTGGTCGAAACCGCCGCTTCCAAAGCTATCGCCGAGTCGCTGAACGGCAAAACCGCCTAG
- the clpX gene encoding ATP-dependent Clp protease ATP-binding subunit ClpX: MKKRSTPRDLRCSFCNRNADEVERLITGPNVYICNECILMCNGILEEEMSRSTLSTVEHLPLPTEIKEALDEYVIGQEQAKKVLSVAVYNHYKRIQHGAAQTAQTAQAGQDDVELEKSNILLIGPTGTGKTLLAQTLAKMLHVPFCIADATVLTEAGYVGEDVESVLVRLLQAADYDVPKAESGIVYIDEVDKVARKSANPSITRDVSGEGVQQSLLKMLEGTIANVPPKGGRKHPEQNFVQINTRNILFICGGAFDDLDQIIERRTAEGTIGFGGVSKHSASRNTSELLARVEPDDLLQYGLIPEIIGRLPVIATLGELDADALMEILLKPKNALVKQYQRLLEMEDVKLTFTDESLQAVVNEAMDKKTGARSLRSILEEVMLDVMFNAPTQEDLSEVIVTGETVTDKSPPVYVQGKESKQSA, encoded by the coding sequence ATGAAGAAGCGATCGACACCGCGGGACCTGCGCTGCTCCTTCTGCAACCGGAACGCCGACGAGGTGGAACGCCTCATCACGGGTCCGAACGTATACATCTGCAACGAGTGCATCCTGATGTGCAACGGGATCCTCGAGGAGGAGATGAGCCGCAGCACCCTGTCGACGGTCGAGCATCTGCCGCTGCCCACGGAGATCAAGGAGGCCCTCGACGAATACGTCATCGGCCAGGAACAGGCCAAGAAGGTGCTTTCCGTGGCCGTGTACAATCACTACAAGCGAATACAGCACGGCGCCGCCCAGACCGCCCAGACCGCCCAGGCCGGCCAGGACGACGTGGAGCTCGAGAAGAGCAACATCCTGCTGATCGGTCCCACCGGCACCGGCAAGACGCTTCTGGCCCAGACCCTGGCGAAGATGCTTCACGTGCCCTTTTGCATCGCGGACGCCACGGTGCTCACGGAAGCCGGATACGTGGGCGAAGACGTGGAGAGCGTCCTGGTCCGGCTGCTCCAGGCCGCCGATTACGACGTGCCGAAAGCCGAAAGCGGCATCGTCTACATCGACGAAGTCGACAAGGTGGCGCGCAAGTCGGCCAACCCCTCCATCACCCGCGACGTGTCGGGAGAAGGGGTGCAGCAGTCCCTGCTCAAAATGCTGGAGGGCACCATCGCCAACGTGCCCCCGAAGGGCGGCCGGAAACACCCCGAACAGAACTTCGTCCAGATCAACACCAGGAACATCCTCTTCATATGCGGCGGCGCCTTCGACGACCTCGACCAGATCATCGAGCGGCGGACCGCGGAAGGGACCATCGGATTCGGCGGCGTATCGAAGCATTCCGCGAGCCGCAATACGAGCGAACTCCTCGCCCGGGTCGAACCGGACGACCTGCTGCAGTACGGCCTCATCCCGGAGATCATCGGCCGGCTGCCGGTGATCGCCACATTGGGCGAACTCGACGCCGACGCCCTCATGGAAATCCTCCTCAAGCCAAAAAACGCCCTCGTGAAGCAATACCAGCGGCTGCTCGAAATGGAAGACGTCAAGCTGACCTTCACGGACGAGTCGCTTCAGGCGGTGGTGAACGAGGCGATGGACAAGAAGACGGGCGCGCGTTCGCTGCGGTCCATCCTCGAGGAAGTGATGCTGGACGTGATGTTCAACGCGCCGACGCAGGAAGACCTGAGCGAAGTGATCGTCACCGGGGAGACCGTCACGGATAAATCGCCGCCCGTTTACGTTCAGGGCAAGGAAAGCAAGCAAAGCGCCTGA